In one Streptomyces venezuelae genomic region, the following are encoded:
- a CDS encoding DUF501 domain-containing protein: METPPPTTERTEPTDADVEAFKQQLGRPPRGLRAIAHRCPCGQPDVVETAPRLPDGTPFPTTYYLTCPRAASAIGTLEANGVMKEMSERLKTDEELAKQYRAAHEDYIARRDAIEVLEGFPSAGGMPDRVKCLHVLVGHSLAAGPGVNPLGDEAIAMLPEWWAKGPCVTPCAPEGAE, encoded by the coding sequence ATGGAAACGCCCCCGCCGACCACTGAGCGCACCGAGCCCACCGACGCCGACGTCGAGGCCTTCAAGCAGCAGCTCGGCCGCCCGCCGCGCGGCCTGCGGGCCATCGCGCACCGCTGCCCCTGCGGACAGCCGGACGTCGTCGAGACGGCGCCGCGCCTCCCGGACGGGACGCCGTTCCCCACGACGTACTACCTGACGTGCCCCCGGGCCGCCTCTGCGATCGGCACTCTTGAGGCCAACGGCGTCATGAAGGAGATGTCGGAGCGGCTGAAGACGGACGAGGAGCTGGCGAAGCAGTACCGCGCCGCGCACGAGGACTACATCGCGCGCCGTGACGCCATCGAGGTCCTCGAGGGCTTCCCGAGCGCGGGCGGCATGCCGGACCGCGTGAAGTGCCTGCACGTCCTGGTCGGCCACTCCCTGGCCGCGGGCCCCGGCGTGAACCCGCTGGGCGACGAGGCCATCGCGATGCTGCCCGAGTGGTGGGCCAAGGGCCCCTGCGTCACGCCGTGCGCCCCCGAGGGTGCCGAGTGA
- a CDS encoding Ppx/GppA phosphatase family protein encodes MTRVAAIDCGTNSIRLLVADADPATGELVDLDRRMTIVRLGQGVDRTGRLAQEALDRTFAACREYAAVIKEHGAERVRFVATSASRDAENRDEFVRGVLDILGVEPEVISGDQEAEFSFTGATKELTGRDDLAKPYLVVDIGGGSTEFVVGTDRVEAARSVDVGCVRMTERHLVRDGVVTDPPAPEQLDAIRADIESALDLAERTVPLKEARTLVGLAGSVTTVAAIALDLDVYDSQAIHHARIPYQRVSAIVDRLTRATHDERAAIPVMHPGRADVIASGALVLLAIMDRVGAREVVVSEHDILDGIGWSIA; translated from the coding sequence GTGACCCGGGTCGCCGCCATCGACTGCGGCACGAACTCGATCCGTCTGCTGGTGGCGGACGCCGACCCGGCCACCGGTGAACTGGTCGACCTCGACCGGCGGATGACGATCGTCAGGCTCGGCCAGGGCGTGGACAGGACGGGCCGCCTCGCGCAGGAGGCGCTGGACCGCACCTTCGCGGCCTGCCGGGAGTACGCCGCGGTCATCAAGGAGCACGGCGCCGAACGCGTCCGCTTCGTCGCCACGTCCGCGTCCCGCGACGCGGAGAACCGCGACGAGTTCGTGCGCGGTGTCCTGGACATCCTGGGCGTCGAGCCGGAGGTCATCAGCGGCGACCAGGAGGCGGAGTTCTCCTTCACCGGCGCCACCAAGGAACTGACGGGCCGTGACGACCTCGCGAAGCCGTACCTGGTGGTGGACATCGGCGGCGGCTCCACGGAGTTCGTGGTCGGCACGGACCGGGTGGAGGCGGCCAGGTCGGTCGACGTCGGCTGTGTCCGCATGACCGAGCGCCACCTCGTACGCGACGGTGTGGTCACCGACCCGCCCGCGCCCGAGCAGCTCGACGCGATCCGCGCGGACATCGAGTCCGCCCTGGACCTCGCCGAGCGCACGGTTCCGCTCAAGGAGGCCCGCACGCTGGTGGGCCTGGCGGGCTCGGTCACCACGGTCGCCGCGATCGCCCTGGACCTCGACGTCTACGACTCGCAGGCGATCCACCACGCCCGCATCCCGTACCAGCGGGTGAGCGCCATCGTGGACCGCCTGACCCGCGCCACGCACGACGAGCGCGCCGCGATCCCGGTGATGCACCCGGGCCGCGCCGACGTCATCGCGTCGGGCGCCCTGGTCCTGCTGGCGATCATGGACAGGGTGGGCGCGCGCGAGGTCGTCGTGAGCGAGCACGACATCCTCGACGGCATCGGCTGGTCCATCGCCTGA
- a CDS encoding NAD(P)/FAD-dependent oxidoreductase produces MSTTERPRILVVGGGYVGLYAARRILKKMRFGEATVTVVDPRSYMTYQPFLPEAAAGSISPRHVVVPLRRVLPRAEVLTGRVTTIDQDRKVATIAPLVGEAYELPFDYLVIAMGAVSRTFPIPGLAEQGIGMKGIEEAIGLRNHVLEQLDKADSTTDEDVRRKALTFVFVGGGFAGAETIGEVEDMARDAAKYYNNVKREDMRFVLVDVADKILPEVGPKLGQYGKEHLEGRGVEVYLKTGMDSCVDGHVVLNNGLEVDSNTIVWTAGVKPNPALSRFGLPLGPRGHVDTQTTLQVQGTDYIWAAGDNAQVPDMVGRKAGNENAWCPPNAQHALRQAKVLGDNVISGMRGFPQKEYSHANKGAVAGLGLHKGVAMIVMGKMKIKLKGRLAWYMHRAYHGMAMPTFNRKIRVFADWTLGMFLKREVVSLGAMETPREEFYEAAKPAPKPAAAAEPAPAVKAEEKAKAS; encoded by the coding sequence ATGAGCACCACGGAGCGTCCCAGGATCCTCGTAGTAGGCGGTGGGTACGTAGGCCTGTACGCAGCTCGGCGCATTCTCAAGAAGATGCGCTTCGGAGAGGCGACCGTCACGGTCGTCGACCCCCGGTCGTACATGACCTACCAGCCCTTCCTCCCCGAAGCCGCCGCCGGCAGCATCTCGCCTCGGCACGTCGTCGTACCGCTGCGACGCGTACTGCCGAGGGCGGAAGTCCTCACCGGCCGGGTCACCACCATCGACCAGGACCGCAAGGTCGCCACGATCGCGCCGCTCGTCGGCGAGGCCTACGAGCTGCCTTTCGACTACCTCGTCATCGCGATGGGCGCGGTCTCCCGCACCTTCCCGATCCCCGGTCTCGCCGAGCAGGGCATCGGCATGAAGGGCATCGAGGAGGCCATCGGCCTGCGCAACCACGTCCTCGAGCAGCTCGACAAGGCCGACTCCACGACGGACGAGGACGTCCGTCGCAAGGCACTGACCTTCGTCTTCGTCGGCGGTGGCTTCGCGGGTGCGGAGACCATCGGCGAGGTCGAGGACATGGCCCGCGACGCGGCCAAGTACTACAACAACGTGAAGCGCGAGGACATGCGCTTCGTGCTGGTCGACGTCGCGGACAAGATCCTCCCCGAGGTCGGCCCGAAGCTCGGCCAGTACGGCAAGGAGCACCTGGAAGGCCGCGGCGTCGAGGTCTACCTCAAGACCGGCATGGACTCCTGCGTGGACGGCCACGTGGTCCTCAACAACGGCCTCGAGGTCGACTCCAACACGATCGTGTGGACCGCGGGCGTCAAGCCCAACCCGGCGCTGTCCCGCTTCGGTCTGCCGCTCGGCCCCCGCGGCCACGTCGACACCCAGACGACCCTCCAGGTCCAGGGCACCGACTACATCTGGGCCGCGGGCGACAACGCCCAGGTCCCGGACATGGTCGGCCGCAAGGCCGGCAACGAGAACGCCTGGTGCCCGCCGAACGCACAGCACGCGCTGCGTCAGGCGAAGGTCCTCGGCGACAACGTGATCTCCGGCATGCGGGGCTTCCCGCAGAAGGAGTACAGCCACGCCAACAAGGGTGCGGTCGCCGGTCTCGGCCTGCACAAGGGCGTCGCGATGATCGTCATGGGCAAGATGAAGATCAAGCTCAAGGGTCGTCTCGCCTGGTACATGCACCGCGCGTACCACGGCATGGCGATGCCGACGTTCAACCGCAAGATCCGCGTCTTCGCGGACTGGACACTCGGCATGTTCCTCAAGCGCGAGGTCGTCTCGCTCGGCGCCATGGAGACGCCGCGTGAGGAGTTCTACGAGGCGGCCAAGCCGGCTCCGAAGCCCGCGGCCGCGGCCGAGCCCGCCCCGGCGGTCAAGGCCGAGGAGAAGGCCAAGGCCTCCTGA
- a CDS encoding SAM-dependent methyltransferase: MQDAAQRLKTLAEQLMGAPLPVRIRAWDGSESGPPNTPALVVRNRRALRHLLWKPGELGLARAWVAGDLDVDGDLYKALDVMAEFIWERGEDSRSLRQSLRDPEFRAAARSLLALSAPFLPPAPPPEEMRRPGRLHLHTKGSDRRAISHHYDVGNDFYALVLGPSMVYSCAYWESPDGTLEDAQRDKLDIVARKLALKPGMRLLDVGCGWGSMAVHAAREYGVSVVGVTLSQEQAAYARKRIAEEGLTDRIEIRVQDYRDVRDGPYDAISSIGMAEHVGSTRYLEYAHDLHALLRPGGRLLNHQIARRPQADESAYSVDEFIDAYVFPDGELAPLGTTVGLLERAGFEVRDVETLREHYALTLRRWVANLEAHWTEGQRLTSPGRARIWRLYMAASALAFERNRIGVNQVLAVKTPEDGASGMPLRARDWR, translated from the coding sequence ATGCAGGACGCCGCACAGCGGCTCAAGACCCTCGCCGAGCAGCTCATGGGAGCCCCGCTGCCGGTGCGTATCCGCGCCTGGGACGGGTCGGAATCCGGCCCGCCGAACACCCCCGCCCTCGTCGTGCGCAACCGCCGCGCCCTGCGCCACCTCCTGTGGAAGCCGGGGGAGCTGGGCCTGGCGCGCGCCTGGGTGGCCGGTGACCTGGACGTCGACGGTGACCTCTACAAAGCCCTGGACGTCATGGCGGAGTTCATCTGGGAGCGCGGTGAGGACTCCAGGAGCCTGCGGCAGTCCCTGCGCGACCCGGAGTTCCGCGCCGCGGCCCGCTCCCTGCTCGCCCTCTCCGCGCCCTTCCTGCCGCCCGCCCCGCCCCCGGAGGAGATGCGCAGACCCGGTCGCCTCCACCTCCACACCAAGGGCAGCGACCGCCGCGCCATCAGCCACCACTACGACGTCGGCAACGACTTCTACGCGCTGGTGCTCGGCCCGTCGATGGTCTACTCCTGCGCCTACTGGGAGTCGCCCGACGGCACCCTGGAGGACGCCCAGCGCGACAAGCTCGACATCGTCGCCCGAAAGCTCGCCCTGAAGCCCGGCATGCGCCTGCTCGACGTCGGCTGCGGCTGGGGCTCCATGGCGGTCCACGCGGCCCGCGAGTACGGCGTGAGCGTCGTGGGCGTCACCCTCTCACAGGAGCAGGCCGCCTACGCCCGAAAGCGGATCGCCGAGGAGGGTCTGACGGACCGGATCGAGATCCGCGTCCAGGACTACCGCGACGTACGTGACGGACCGTATGACGCCATCAGCTCCATCGGCATGGCCGAACACGTCGGCTCGACACGCTACTTGGAGTACGCGCACGACCTCCACGCCCTCCTGCGGCCCGGCGGACGGCTTCTGAACCACCAGATCGCGCGGCGGCCGCAGGCCGACGAGTCGGCGTACTCCGTCGACGAGTTCATCGACGCCTACGTCTTCCCCGACGGGGAGCTCGCGCCCCTGGGCACCACGGTCGGCCTCCTGGAACGGGCCGGGTTCGAGGTCCGCGACGTCGAGACCCTCCGCGAGCACTACGCCCTCACCCTGCGCCGCTGGGTCGCCAACCTGGAGGCGCACTGGACGGAGGGCCAGCGGCTCACCTCGCCCGGCCGGGCCCGCATCTGGCGGCTCTACATGGCCGCGTCCGCGCTGGCCTTCGAACGCAACCGCATCGGCGTCAACCAGGTCCTTGCGGTGAAGACACCGGAGGACGGGGCGTCGGGGATGCCGTTGAGGGCGAGGGACTGGCGGTGA
- a CDS encoding ABC transporter permease — protein MFRTALRNVLAHKARLLMTVLAVMLGVAFVSGTLVFTDTFGNAYKNKSAKSFDHVSVAIQPDGGSSEDGESKEPARLTDGLLKKAAALPGAESAIGSVNGFTALADKDGKLVGGEWGTTGSNYYPGKDGKDPRYAFTKGAAPKSAADIALDSRTAERTGFKVGDTVRYSTDGPVRSAKVSGIFDTDDGSVVAGGSLVVLDNTTALKALNKTEYDEIDVKAAAGTSESALKSSVEKILPKDTDAVTGGQLSDDQDRMIEQQTSSMSQVLLIFAGIALFVGIFIIANTFTMLVAQRTKELALMRAVGASRRQVTRSVLIEAFLVGLVAAVAGFGLGLGVSVGLESLMNSGGASLPDGPLVIAPTTIVVALLIGVVVTMLAAWLPGRRAAKIPPVAAMNSVHATPTTRGLVVRNTIGSLIVAFGTVLLFMDDNYVMAGGAGIILVGVIVLTPLLSRPFIAASAPLLKPFGVTGKLSRLNSVRNPRRTASTASALMIGLTLITGMTVIAVSMGSAINKMAAGSMKADYSVSMANFQELAPEVREKIDKIPDVEASSPLRPAYGEADGSYSVVNGVDPKSFGKLVGLDFTSGSIDDLKAGTALVDTDTAKDKGLKAGDTFPLKFEEDGKTVRLKVAGVYEGNEMLNGLFAPTSVVDPHLSKPVDKQVLVKMKGGASDRAENAIVDALGDNPAITVQDKDDVSNAVAGGINLILNMLYGLLAMAILIAVLGVINTLAMSVFERKHEIGMLRAIGLDRAKVKQMVRLESVVISLFGAVLGIGLGLFMGWAVGGSIAEKVTTYSMEIPVGRIVIFLAIAAVVGVMAAVWPARSAARLNPLMAIKSE, from the coding sequence ATGTTCCGTACCGCCCTGCGCAACGTGCTGGCGCACAAAGCACGGCTGTTGATGACCGTGCTCGCCGTCATGCTCGGCGTCGCGTTCGTCTCCGGCACCCTGGTCTTCACCGACACCTTCGGCAACGCCTACAAGAACAAGTCGGCGAAGAGCTTCGACCACGTCTCCGTCGCCATCCAGCCGGACGGCGGCTCCTCCGAGGACGGCGAGTCCAAGGAGCCCGCGCGCCTCACCGACGGCCTCCTGAAGAAGGCCGCGGCCCTGCCCGGCGCCGAGTCCGCCATCGGCTCGGTCAACGGCTTCACCGCGCTCGCCGACAAGGACGGCAAGCTCGTCGGCGGCGAGTGGGGCACCACCGGCTCCAACTACTACCCGGGCAAGGACGGCAAGGACCCCCGGTACGCCTTCACGAAGGGCGCCGCGCCGAAGTCCGCCGCCGACATCGCCCTGGACTCCCGCACCGCCGAGCGCACCGGCTTCAAGGTGGGCGACACCGTTCGCTACTCCACCGACGGCCCCGTCCGCTCCGCCAAGGTCTCCGGCATCTTCGACACCGACGACGGCAGCGTCGTCGCGGGCGGCAGCCTCGTCGTCCTCGACAACACGACCGCGCTGAAGGCGCTGAACAAGACCGAGTACGACGAGATCGACGTCAAGGCCGCCGCGGGCACCTCAGAGTCGGCGCTGAAGAGCTCCGTCGAGAAGATCCTGCCGAAGGACACGGACGCCGTCACCGGCGGTCAGCTCTCGGACGACCAGGACCGGATGATCGAGCAGCAGACCAGCTCCATGAGCCAGGTCCTGCTGATCTTCGCCGGCATCGCGCTGTTCGTCGGCATCTTCATCATCGCCAACACCTTCACCATGCTGGTCGCCCAGCGCACCAAGGAGCTCGCGCTGATGCGCGCCGTCGGCGCCTCGCGCCGCCAGGTGACGCGCTCCGTGCTCATCGAGGCCTTCCTCGTCGGCCTGGTCGCCGCCGTGGCCGGGTTCGGGCTCGGCCTCGGTGTCTCCGTGGGCCTGGAGTCCCTGATGAACTCCGGCGGCGCCTCGCTGCCCGACGGGCCCCTCGTCATCGCCCCGACGACCATCGTGGTGGCGCTCCTGATCGGCGTGGTCGTGACCATGCTGGCCGCCTGGCTGCCGGGCCGACGCGCCGCGAAGATCCCGCCGGTCGCCGCGATGAACAGCGTCCACGCGACGCCCACCACGCGCGGCCTGGTCGTCCGCAACACCATCGGCTCGCTCATCGTGGCGTTCGGCACGGTCCTGCTGTTCATGGACGACAACTACGTGATGGCGGGCGGCGCCGGCATCATCCTCGTCGGCGTCATCGTCCTCACCCCGCTGCTGTCCCGGCCGTTCATCGCCGCCTCCGCGCCGCTCCTGAAGCCGTTCGGCGTCACCGGCAAGCTGTCGCGCCTCAACTCGGTGCGCAACCCGCGCCGTACGGCGTCCACCGCCTCGGCCCTGATGATCGGCCTCACCCTCATCACCGGGATGACGGTCATCGCGGTGTCCATGGGCAGCGCCATCAACAAGATGGCCGCGGGCTCCATGAAGGCCGACTACAGCGTCTCCATGGCGAACTTCCAGGAGCTGGCCCCCGAGGTCCGCGAGAAGATCGACAAGATCCCCGACGTCGAGGCGAGCTCCCCGCTGCGCCCCGCGTACGGCGAGGCGGACGGCAGCTACTCGGTCGTCAACGGCGTCGACCCGAAGTCGTTCGGCAAGCTGGTCGGCCTCGACTTCACCAGCGGATCGATCGACGACCTGAAGGCGGGCACCGCGCTGGTCGACACGGACACGGCGAAGGACAAGGGCCTGAAGGCCGGCGACACGTTCCCGCTGAAGTTCGAGGAGGACGGCAAGACGGTCCGGCTGAAGGTCGCGGGTGTCTACGAGGGCAACGAGATGCTCAACGGTCTCTTCGCCCCCACCTCCGTCGTCGACCCGCACCTCTCCAAGCCCGTCGACAAGCAGGTCCTGGTGAAGATGAAGGGCGGTGCGTCGGACCGTGCCGAGAACGCCATCGTCGACGCGCTGGGCGACAACCCGGCCATCACCGTCCAGGACAAGGACGACGTCAGCAACGCGGTCGCGGGCGGCATCAACCTGATCCTGAACATGCTGTACGGCCTCCTCGCGATGGCCATCCTGATCGCGGTGCTCGGCGTCATCAACACGCTGGCCATGTCGGTGTTCGAGCGCAAGCACGAGATCGGCATGCTGCGGGCGATCGGCCTTGACCGCGCGAAGGTCAAGCAGATGGTGCGCCTGGAGTCGGTCGTGATCTCGCTGTTCGGCGCGGTCCTCGGCATCGGCCTCGGCCTCTTCATGGGCTGGGCCGTGGGCGGCAGCATCGCCGAGAAGGTCACCACGTACTCGATGGAGATCCCGGTCGGCCGGATCGTGATCTTCCTGGCCATCGCCGCGGTGGTCGGTGTGATGGCGGCGGTGTGGCCGGCGCGCAGTGCGGCTCGGCTGAACCCGCTGATGGCCATCAAGAGCGAGTAG
- a CDS encoding ABC transporter ATP-binding protein: MTTTPFAARATTVAARATDLSKVYGQGETQVVALDHVSVDFGQGEFTAIMGPSGSGKSTLMHCVAGLDSFSSGSVRIGETELSTLKDKQLTKLRRDKIGFIFQAFNLLPTLTALENITLPMDIAGRKPDKRWLEQVIEMVGLSGRLSHRPTELSGGQQQRVAVARALASQPEIIFGDEPTGNLDSRSGAEVLGFLRNSVRDLGQTVVMVTHDPVAASYADRVIFLADGRVVDEMHRPTADGVLDRMKHFDAKGRTS, encoded by the coding sequence GTGACCACCACCCCCTTCGCCGCCCGCGCCACCACCGTGGCAGCGCGCGCCACGGACCTCTCCAAGGTGTATGGACAGGGCGAGACCCAGGTGGTCGCCCTGGACCACGTCTCCGTCGACTTCGGGCAGGGCGAGTTCACCGCGATCATGGGTCCCTCGGGATCCGGCAAGTCGACGCTGATGCACTGCGTGGCGGGCCTGGACAGCTTCAGCTCCGGCTCCGTGCGCATCGGCGAAACGGAACTGTCCACGCTCAAGGACAAGCAGCTCACCAAGCTCCGTCGGGACAAGATCGGCTTCATCTTCCAGGCGTTCAACCTGCTGCCGACGCTGACGGCGCTGGAGAACATCACGCTGCCGATGGACATCGCGGGCCGCAAGCCGGACAAGCGGTGGCTGGAGCAGGTCATCGAGATGGTCGGCCTCTCCGGGCGGCTCAGCCACCGGCCGACCGAGCTCTCCGGCGGCCAGCAGCAGCGTGTGGCCGTGGCCCGCGCGCTCGCCTCCCAGCCGGAGATCATCTTCGGTGACGAGCCGACCGGAAACCTCGACTCGCGCTCCGGCGCGGAGGTGCTCGGCTTCCTCCGCAACTCCGTGCGGGACCTCGGGCAGACCGTCGTGATGGTCACGCACGACCCGGTGGCCGCCTCGTACGCGGACCGCGTGATCTTCCTCGCGGACGGGCGGGTCGTCGACGAGATGCACCGGCCGACGGCGGACGGGGTCCTCGACCGGATGAAGCACTTCGACGCGAAGGGCCGCACGAGCTAG
- a CDS encoding Bax inhibitor-1/YccA family membrane protein — protein sequence MRSSNPVFSRRGFSRDNGFAGFGQQPQAGGPAGATQTQQGNPYAQGNPYAGGQQAPAGNPYATNPYAQQDLQHGAPQAPVTTAGRMTMDDVVMRTATTLGTLVVTAALAWALLPVDDANISKSYGIAIGAGLIAMVLGLVQAFKRKASPALILSYAALEGVFLGVVSSVVDNRIASGAAMQAVLGTMAVFIGVLVAYKAGWIRVNRRFYGFVMAAAMGFLLLTAVNLLFMVFGGGDGLGFRSGGLGIVFGIVGILLGACFLALDFKQVEDGIAYGAPKEEAWLAAFGLTMTLVWIYMEFLRLIAIFSGND from the coding sequence ATGAGGAGCAGTAACCCGGTCTTCTCGCGACGGGGGTTCAGCCGCGACAACGGCTTCGCCGGCTTCGGCCAGCAGCCGCAGGCCGGGGGACCCGCGGGCGCGACCCAGACCCAACAGGGCAACCCGTACGCGCAGGGCAATCCGTACGCCGGAGGCCAGCAGGCCCCCGCGGGCAACCCCTACGCCACGAATCCGTACGCCCAGCAGGACCTGCAGCACGGAGCGCCCCAGGCGCCCGTGACCACCGCGGGCCGTATGACGATGGACGACGTCGTCATGCGTACCGCGACCACGCTCGGCACCCTCGTGGTGACGGCCGCGCTCGCCTGGGCGCTGCTGCCGGTCGACGACGCCAACATCAGCAAGTCGTACGGCATCGCGATCGGCGCCGGTCTGATCGCGATGGTCCTGGGCCTCGTCCAGGCCTTCAAGCGCAAGGCCTCGCCCGCGCTGATCCTGTCGTACGCCGCGCTGGAAGGTGTCTTCCTCGGCGTCGTCTCCAGCGTGGTCGACAACCGCATCGCCAGCGGCGCGGCCATGCAGGCCGTGCTCGGCACGATGGCCGTCTTCATCGGCGTCCTCGTGGCGTACAAGGCGGGCTGGATCCGCGTCAACCGTCGCTTCTACGGCTTCGTGATGGCCGCGGCGATGGGCTTCCTGCTGCTGACCGCCGTGAACCTGCTGTTCATGGTCTTCGGCGGCGGTGACGGCCTCGGCTTCCGCAGCGGTGGCCTCGGCATCGTCTTCGGCATCGTCGGCATCCTGCTCGGCGCGTGCTTCCTGGCCCTGGACTTCAAGCAGGTCGAGGACGGCATCGCGTACGGAGCGCCGAAGGAAGAGGCGTGGCTCGCCGCGTTCGGTCTGACGATGACGCTCGTCTGGATCTACATGGAGTTCCTGCGCCTGATCGCGATCTTCTCGGGCAACGACTGA
- a CDS encoding DUF4287 domain-containing protein — MSQVFSEETHRNLLARIPHCTGREVSDWLRAVDEGPSLFRFEEKVSWLRSEHNLAYGHAKAIIHEYDLRRAARKLV, encoded by the coding sequence ATGTCCCAAGTCTTCTCCGAGGAGACCCACCGCAACCTGCTCGCCCGAATCCCCCACTGCACCGGTCGTGAAGTCTCCGACTGGCTGCGCGCCGTGGACGAAGGACCCTCCCTCTTCCGCTTCGAGGAAAAAGTCAGCTGGCTCCGCTCCGAACACAATCTCGCGTACGGGCACGCTAAGGCGATCATCCACGAGTACGACCTCAGGCGGGCCGCCCGCAAGCTCGTCTGA